A section of the Nitrospirota bacterium genome encodes:
- a CDS encoding heme exporter protein CcmB, with product MRFFKVIQWIVWKDLISEIRNRENLSSMLFFALSVILIFSFSFSMDQRSTKELMPGIIWVAFGFTGIIGLGKSFLPEVQNDCIEYLQISPVSRGAIYLGKFAGNVLFLFAAEIILFPLFILFFNLDILDKLPVFLLIFFVATVGLSALGTLFSALTVQIRAREVMFPILLLPLAVPIFIGAVESTRGALNGDPLALYSHWVKLLGIFDIVFIVVSFWVFEFILDE from the coding sequence ATGCGCTTTTTTAAAGTGATCCAGTGGATCGTCTGGAAAGATCTCATCAGCGAGATTCGAAACAGGGAGAATCTCTCTTCCATGCTGTTTTTTGCCCTTTCCGTCATTCTGATCTTCAGTTTTAGCTTTTCGATGGATCAGAGGTCGACGAAAGAACTGATGCCTGGAATCATCTGGGTCGCGTTTGGTTTTACCGGAATTATCGGCCTCGGAAAGTCATTTTTACCCGAGGTGCAGAACGACTGCATCGAATATTTGCAGATCTCCCCGGTATCCAGGGGAGCCATTTATCTCGGTAAATTTGCCGGCAATGTCCTCTTTTTATTCGCGGCGGAGATCATTTTATTTCCCCTTTTTATTTTATTCTTTAATCTTGATATCCTTGATAAACTCCCCGTGTTTCTGTTAATATTTTTTGTAGCAACCGTGGGACTTTCCGCTCTGGGAACGCTCTTCTCCGCCTTAACCGTGCAAATCCGGGCAAGAGAAGTCATGTTTCCGATTCTCCTGCTTCCTTTAGCGGTCCCAATATTTATCGGCGCGGTAGAATCCACCCGCGGCGCGTTAAACGGAGATCCGCTGGCCCTTTATAGCCATTGGGTCAAATTATTAGGGATCTTTGACATCGTTTTTATTGTGGTTTCTTTTTGGGTTTTTGAATTTATTTTGGATGAATAA
- the ccsA gene encoding cytochrome c biogenesis protein CcsA: protein MLASRFIGKLRQFQNWFALFAGLFLTAGLYMGLVASPPDYYQGEIVRIMYIHVPFAQGAMVAYTALFGGSLWYLWKRDAVVDNMCQASAGIGILFTTVALITGSIWAKPTWNVWWTWDPRLVSFAVLLLILIGYLMLRSFLDDPGKKARYSAVLAIVGFVDLPIVHYSVEWWRTLHQPLSISTRGISIAANMLYPLISMSIGLYLLFAYMLMVRTQMLYLQQLLEAKQGRLLSDIH from the coding sequence TTGCTAGCTTCCCGATTTATTGGAAAACTTCGGCAATTCCAGAACTGGTTTGCTCTCTTTGCCGGTCTTTTTTTAACCGCCGGACTTTATATGGGCCTCGTGGCCTCTCCTCCGGACTATTACCAGGGGGAAATCGTCAGAATCATGTATATTCATGTTCCCTTCGCCCAGGGCGCCATGGTGGCTTATACCGCTCTCTTCGGCGGAAGCCTCTGGTATCTCTGGAAACGAGACGCCGTCGTTGATAATATGTGCCAGGCTTCCGCGGGGATAGGGATTCTTTTCACAACCGTCGCCCTGATTACGGGTTCCATCTGGGCCAAACCCACCTGGAATGTCTGGTGGACATGGGATCCCCGATTGGTTTCCTTCGCGGTCCTTCTCCTGATTTTGATCGGGTATCTTATGCTCAGGTCTTTTTTGGATGATCCGGGAAAAAAAGCCCGTTATTCAGCCGTCCTCGCCATTGTCGGCTTCGTCGATCTTCCCATCGTCCATTATTCCGTTGAATGGTGGCGAACCCTTCATCAGCCGCTCTCAATCTCGACCCGGGGCATCAGTATCGCGGCCAACATGCTTTATCCTTTAATCAGTATGTCGATCGGTCTTTATCTCCTTTTTGCCTATATGCTCATGGTGCGGACGCAAATGCTTTACTTACAGCAATTGCTGGAAGCCAAGCAGGGGCGTTTACTGAGCGACATCCATTGA
- a CDS encoding cytochrome c maturation protein CcmE encodes MKTFYLRWGGILAAGLILGLLGGQRYDREVSTISPDQVLDHPDQWIRVQGRIESGTLMVEPVLHKATFELAGKPERLPVQYTGDELETLRELKVIVLLGKWNSSSRLFESKKLALTPNYGFITAAYLVGLIPLAFFLFMMERKVTLLYDLIKREKIYQPEESQ; translated from the coding sequence ATGAAAACGTTTTATCTCCGCTGGGGAGGAATCCTCGCCGCAGGCTTAATCCTCGGACTCTTGGGAGGCCAGCGCTACGACAGGGAGGTCAGCACCATCTCCCCCGATCAAGTCCTCGACCATCCGGATCAATGGATCCGGGTCCAGGGGAGGATTGAATCGGGAACCCTCATGGTCGAGCCCGTCCTTCATAAAGCAACCTTTGAACTCGCGGGCAAACCGGAGCGTCTTCCCGTCCAATATACCGGCGATGAGCTGGAAACTCTTCGGGAACTAAAAGTCATTGTCCTGCTTGGAAAATGGAATTCGTCCAGCCGGCTGTTTGAATCTAAAAAATTAGCCTTAACGCCTAATTACGGCTTTATTACCGCCGCTTATCTGGTCGGCCTGATTCCTCTGGCCTTTTTTCTCTTTATGATGGAAAGAAAAGTCACTTTATTGTATGATTTAATAAAACGTGAAAAAATTTATCAACCGGAAGAATCTCAATGA
- a CDS encoding cytochrome c maturation protein CcmE: MKFTKKTGVILSVGIIAICLGYLAFGNFGQNLVYFFTPSEVSAFTQDHFGKKVRVAGLVVKQSVKIVPETKNINFELTDGKVVIPVTFEGIPPDLFKEGQGAVVEGYWDSDKRLHSQMIMAKHSEDYMPPDMKKAGVALPKKDFYKTLKVD; this comes from the coding sequence ATGAAATTTACAAAGAAAACAGGCGTCATCCTGAGTGTCGGGATCATCGCCATCTGCCTTGGCTATCTGGCCTTTGGTAATTTCGGTCAAAACCTTGTCTACTTCTTTACTCCCTCTGAAGTGTCCGCTTTCACCCAGGATCATTTCGGGAAAAAGGTCCGGGTAGCGGGTTTGGTGGTTAAACAAAGCGTTAAAATTGTTCCTGAAACAAAGAATATTAATTTTGAATTGACCGACGGCAAAGTGGTGATTCCCGTTACTTTTGAGGGGATCCCTCCTGACCTTTTCAAAGAAGGGCAAGGCGCTGTGGTCGAAGGGTACTGGGATTCCGACAAAAGGCTTCACTCCCAGATGATCATGGCCAAACACTCCGAGGATTACATGCCCCCCGATATGAAAAAAGCGGGAGTCGCCCTTCCCAAAAAAGATTTTTACAAGACCCTTAAAGTCGATTAA
- a CDS encoding heme lyase CcmF/NrfE family subunit, producing MMIEIGHLAVIMALVLSAVGIVTPMIGLKRQNGVWIQIGKQAVTANFVLLSIGMATMIYSYATQDYSVKYIAATSNSRLPMFYKVAGLWGGHEGSLLLWSWILSLYCMMAVWIHWKTQPVVMPYLIAMESLILHGFLLLILFLSNPFERIFPVPVDGRDLNPLLQDPAMVIHPPMLYLGYVGLSIPFCFAMAALFSGRLGEEWIKVTQRWTLLAWIALTTGVLMGGYWAYYELGWGGYWGWDPVENAAFMPWLVATAFLHSVMVQESRKMFKVWNLFLIILAFSLSLIGTFLVRSGVLSSVHSFATDPGRGLFILAFLAFMLLLSFGTLIFRSGKLKSQIELDSMISREAVFLFNNLFFLVAMVTVFIGTLYPLLTEALKFKKVSVGPPYYNAVFMPVALGLIFLMGIGPYIPWRKASRESLKKHFLIPLLFSGAGLVFFAILGVHDLYALAGLTVVCFVLASIVSDFSKISMFWAKQRRVNHLSGLYVAFRQNPRRFAGIITHVGVLIMIVGIIFSTIYQTEKVVILKPGEEVTLNSFKIRLIKLYETTGPNWVAQEGFFQVYLGNTLIAQLTPQKRLFTVSQTPTTETALHQYDMGHIFLTIPEVAPDGSWARVRALYNPLVLWVWYGGAVMVFGAFLNIFRPKRKEIYSEGIATLTPFSSKKMVQE from the coding sequence ATGATGATTGAAATCGGTCACCTCGCGGTGATCATGGCGCTGGTTTTATCGGCCGTAGGAATCGTTACCCCGATGATCGGGCTCAAAAGACAAAACGGGGTCTGGATTCAGATTGGGAAACAGGCGGTCACAGCGAATTTCGTCCTTCTCTCGATCGGAATGGCGACCATGATTTATTCCTACGCCACACAGGATTATTCCGTCAAATACATCGCCGCGACATCAAACAGCAGACTGCCGATGTTCTATAAAGTGGCCGGTCTTTGGGGCGGACATGAGGGCTCGCTTCTCCTTTGGTCATGGATTTTATCCCTCTATTGCATGATGGCGGTTTGGATTCACTGGAAAACCCAGCCTGTGGTGATGCCCTATTTAATTGCTATGGAATCTTTAATTCTCCACGGCTTTTTACTGTTAATTCTGTTTTTGTCGAACCCCTTTGAAAGAATCTTTCCAGTCCCGGTGGACGGGAGAGACTTAAATCCTCTCCTGCAGGATCCCGCCATGGTGATCCATCCTCCCATGCTTTATTTAGGGTATGTGGGCCTCTCCATTCCTTTTTGTTTTGCGATGGCGGCGCTTTTTTCCGGACGGCTGGGCGAGGAATGGATTAAAGTCACCCAGAGATGGACCCTGCTGGCCTGGATTGCCCTGACGACGGGTGTTCTTATGGGCGGTTATTGGGCCTACTACGAACTCGGCTGGGGAGGTTACTGGGGGTGGGATCCGGTGGAAAACGCGGCCTTTATGCCGTGGCTTGTCGCAACCGCCTTTCTTCATTCCGTGATGGTGCAGGAATCGCGAAAGATGTTTAAAGTCTGGAACCTTTTTCTTATTATCCTGGCCTTCTCTCTCTCTCTCATTGGAACTTTTCTCGTCCGCAGCGGCGTTCTCTCTTCCGTCCATTCGTTTGCGACTGACCCGGGACGGGGACTTTTTATTCTTGCGTTTCTGGCCTTTATGCTCCTTCTTTCGTTTGGAACGCTGATTTTCAGGTCAGGCAAACTCAAAAGCCAGATCGAATTAGACTCCATGATCTCCCGGGAAGCCGTCTTTCTGTTTAATAACCTCTTTTTCCTGGTTGCCATGGTAACCGTTTTTATCGGAACGCTTTACCCTCTTTTGACAGAAGCGCTTAAATTTAAAAAAGTTTCCGTCGGACCGCCTTATTACAATGCTGTTTTTATGCCTGTGGCTCTCGGGCTTATTTTCCTCATGGGGATCGGCCCGTATATTCCCTGGCGAAAAGCCTCCAGGGAAAGCTTAAAAAAACATTTTCTGATTCCGCTTTTATTTTCCGGAGCCGGGCTTGTTTTCTTTGCGATCCTCGGTGTTCACGATCTTTATGCGCTTGCCGGCCTCACCGTCGTCTGTTTTGTCCTGGCCTCTATTGTTTCTGATTTTTCAAAAATTTCAATGTTTTGGGCTAAACAACGCCGCGTCAATCACCTGTCAGGACTTTATGTTGCTTTTCGGCAAAATCCAAGACGTTTCGCCGGAATCATCACTCATGTCGGCGTATTGATCATGATTGTCGGAATCATTTTTTCCACCATTTATCAAACTGAAAAAGTCGTTATCCTGAAACCTGGCGAAGAGGTAACCCTCAATTCTTTTAAAATCAGACTGATAAAATTATATGAAACCACAGGCCCAAACTGGGTGGCTCAGGAAGGATTTTTTCAGGTCTACCTGGGAAATACCCTGATTGCCCAATTAACCCCCCAAAAACGGCTTTTTACTGTTTCTCAGACACCGACCACCGAAACGGCCCTTCATCAGTATGATATGGGACATATTTTTTTGACCATTCCCGAGGTGGCCCCTGACGGTTCATGGGCAAGGGTTCGTGCTTTATACAACCCTCTTGTGCTCTGGGTGTGGTATGGAGGAGCGGTGATGGTCTTTGGAGCTTTTTTAAACATCTTTCGCCCCAAACGGAAGGAAATTTATTCCGAAGGGATCGCGACCCTGACACCATTTTCATCAAAGAAAATGGTGCAGGAATAA
- a CDS encoding redoxin domain-containing protein, with protein sequence MIRVWHIVLLAGVLGLLGLFYKGLWGNPSYLPPVLVGTSAPDFSGANLYTGDRVSLDQFKGKVVVLNFWASWCQECKLEHSSLLSINKQYGQNPNFVLLGIDYQDKIDLAHEYLGQLGNNFQHISDPKGRISIDYGVYGVPETFVIDQKGVIRHKEIGPIIGESYINFTQNVLEPLLNGKSVPAS encoded by the coding sequence ATGATTCGCGTGTGGCATATTGTTCTTTTGGCCGGAGTCCTTGGCCTCCTGGGGCTTTTTTACAAAGGGCTCTGGGGGAATCCCTCCTACCTTCCTCCCGTGCTTGTGGGGACTTCCGCTCCCGATTTTTCCGGGGCGAACCTTTACACGGGAGACCGGGTATCCCTGGATCAGTTCAAGGGAAAAGTGGTTGTTCTTAATTTTTGGGCGTCATGGTGCCAGGAGTGTAAATTGGAACACTCTTCTCTCCTTTCTATTAACAAACAATATGGTCAAAATCCCAATTTCGTTCTGCTTGGGATTGATTATCAGGATAAGATAGACCTTGCCCACGAGTACCTTGGCCAGCTTGGAAATAATTTCCAACACATCTCGGACCCAAAGGGAAGAATCTCCATTGATTACGGCGTCTACGGCGTTCCCGAAACTTTTGTGATTGACCAAAAAGGCGTTATTCGCCACAAAGAAATCGGACCCATTATCGGAGAGTCCTACATCAATTTTACCCAGAATGTTTTAGAACCCTTATTAAACGGTAAATCGGTCCCGGCTTCATAA
- a CDS encoding cytochrome c-type biogenesis protein CcmH, protein MIKTLPGFRNKMSSILFFTCALILASAAFGAESLNEDALQAQTKKIAKTLRCMVCQSESVWESNAELAIQMREIIRERLMEGQTPDQIRSYFVGRYGDPILLKPRTFGLNWLLWGGPFLLLFIGGVFLYRNIRKWVSQTALSPPEESPAMSEQERQRIQQELNSFKN, encoded by the coding sequence ATGATTAAAACCCTGCCAGGCTTTAGAAACAAAATGAGTTCGATTTTATTTTTTACCTGTGCCCTCATTCTCGCATCCGCGGCATTTGGCGCAGAATCCTTAAACGAAGATGCCCTCCAGGCTCAAACCAAAAAAATCGCTAAAACACTCCGGTGCATGGTTTGTCAATCGGAATCGGTCTGGGAGTCGAACGCCGAGCTGGCCATCCAAATGAGAGAAATCATCCGGGAACGCCTGATGGAAGGGCAAACACCTGACCAAATCCGGAGTTATTTTGTGGGCCGGTATGGAGATCCCATTTTATTGAAACCGAGAACCTTCGGATTAAACTGGCTTCTCTGGGGAGGACCTTTTCTCCTGCTCTTTATCGGGGGCGTTTTTCTGTACCGAAACATCAGAAAGTGGGTCAGTCAAACGGCTTTATCCCCGCCCGAAGAATCTCCCGCCATGAGTGAACAGGAGCGCCAGCGGATTCAACAGGAATTAAACTCTTTTAAGAATTAA
- a CDS encoding DUF2007 domain-containing protein, producing MEPLSTNLVEIYTTYDLLEAEQIRGFLEETGILAKIRDLGITPYPLNIGGFNEKRIIVLSSYKKEALKLIANAIEDQVISSNGIFIDKEVS from the coding sequence TTGGAACCCTTATCAACAAATCTGGTGGAAATTTATACCACCTATGATCTTCTGGAAGCAGAGCAAATCAGAGGTTTTTTAGAGGAAACAGGGATCCTGGCGAAAATCAGAGACCTCGGCATCACTCCCTATCCCCTCAACATCGGCGGGTTTAACGAAAAAAGAATTATCGTTCTTTCTTCTTACAAAAAAGAAGCTTTAAAGTTAATAGCCAATGCCATTGAAGATCAGGTTATATCTTCAAACGGAATTTTTATCGATAAAGAAGTATCTTAG
- a CDS encoding TlpA family protein disulfide reductase: MAKVGFTAPDFRLKNIKGEFISLESFRSKVVLVNFWATWCAPCRAEMPSMEELYRHFNRKDFEILAVSSDEDGLRSVKPFQEEYQFTFPILIDETLQINDLYGVSSIPTSIIVDRNGIITNRFFGAVDWNDPRQRDLVDQMIKSPS, translated from the coding sequence ATGGCCAAAGTAGGGTTTACCGCCCCCGATTTTCGGCTTAAGAACATAAAAGGAGAATTCATTTCTCTCGAATCTTTTCGAAGTAAAGTCGTTTTGGTGAACTTTTGGGCAACGTGGTGTGCTCCCTGCCGGGCCGAAATGCCGTCCATGGAAGAGCTGTACCGCCATTTTAACCGGAAGGACTTCGAAATCCTGGCCGTTTCCAGCGATGAAGACGGGCTCAGGAGCGTCAAGCCTTTTCAGGAGGAATATCAGTTTACTTTTCCCATCCTTATCGATGAAACGCTTCAAATCAACGACCTCTACGGGGTAAGTTCAATTCCAACCAGTATTATTGTCGATCGGAATGGAATCATTACAAACCGTTTCTTCGGGGCAGTGGATTGGAATGACCCGAGACAAAGAGACCTTGTTGACCAAATGATTAAGTCTCCGTCATAG
- a CDS encoding sulfite exporter TauE/SafE family protein yields the protein MHSISFFMAFTAGLFSFISPCVLPVVPSYLCYITGLSFEDLTAGSRSSQSIKWLTIKNSLMFIAGFSIIFILFGATATSLGQLLHTYQAMVRKIGGAIVILLGLYIMGILKFGFLMTDKRTHIQNKPAGLIGSFLVGIAFASGWTPCVGPILGSILLYASTEDSVLNGVTLLSAYSLGIGLPLFILSLGFNSFLSTYKKIIPYMKYINVASGLFIIFIGILIFTNSLTILTSMLTKYHIGWTPGT from the coding sequence ATGCATTCAATTTCGTTTTTTATGGCGTTTACAGCCGGTCTTTTCTCATTTATTTCACCGTGTGTGTTGCCGGTTGTCCCGTCTTATCTCTGTTATATTACAGGACTGTCTTTTGAAGACCTGACGGCGGGAAGCAGATCCTCCCAATCGATTAAGTGGCTCACCATTAAAAACTCCCTCATGTTCATCGCTGGATTTTCAATCATTTTTATCTTATTTGGCGCCACAGCGACCTCCCTGGGTCAGCTTCTCCATACCTATCAGGCCATGGTTCGAAAAATCGGCGGAGCCATTGTCATTTTACTCGGGCTATACATTATGGGCATTTTAAAGTTTGGTTTTTTAATGACCGACAAAAGAACCCATATCCAGAACAAACCGGCTGGCCTGATCGGATCTTTTCTCGTGGGGATCGCTTTTGCCTCAGGGTGGACTCCTTGCGTAGGTCCCATCCTGGGATCCATCCTTCTATACGCCAGTACGGAAGATTCCGTCCTGAACGGGGTTACTCTTCTTTCTGCTTACTCCCTGGGGATTGGGCTCCCCTTATTTATCCTTTCTTTAGGATTCAACTCTTTTCTTTCCACTTACAAAAAAATAATTCCCTACATGAAATATATTAATGTCGCCAGCGGTCTCTTTATTATCTTTATAGGAATCCTCATCTTCACCAATTCACTCACGATACTGACTTCTATGCTGACGAAATATCATATTGGCTGGACTCCCGGCACATAA
- a CDS encoding geranylgeranyl reductase family protein gives MIYDVIIIGMGPAGSTAAYEAASRGLSVLALDQSAFPRYKACGGGLTTKIHQLVDLENLSCIENRISSFRLSYRSHQKTFHQDKPFAYLVMRDQFDQMLVERAVKAGVDFKGETRVQKIDEQNDLMEVHTDCLTFKARVAVGADGALGFTTRWLNPCLKSKNAPALEGEFKRNHDPVDSSSIEIEVGAVESGYGWIFPKRECLSIGAASFSGNQKIKKSYQSYMTEVFSKTNPSLLLPDPPPKPAVCLKETGHPIPIFTSPGLKLVSKRLMLAGDAGHLVDPFFGEGIYYAMRSGQIAGRASETFIKKGASLKGYAKKIEKEFYPEFRGAKRMAWLIYRFPGLWFDLTLKHPGVIQLYTEVLAGKREYRNFLSTVLKTAFKKILLPNSFIKRLV, from the coding sequence ATGATATACGATGTCATTATCATCGGCATGGGCCCCGCCGGTTCCACCGCCGCATATGAGGCGGCTTCGCGCGGCCTTTCCGTGCTGGCCCTGGATCAATCCGCTTTCCCCCGGTATAAAGCCTGCGGAGGGGGGCTGACCACAAAAATTCATCAACTTGTAGACCTTGAAAACCTTTCCTGTATTGAAAATCGGATCTCTTCGTTCCGGTTAAGTTATCGATCACATCAAAAAACCTTCCATCAGGATAAGCCCTTTGCTTATCTCGTCATGAGGGACCAGTTTGACCAGATGCTGGTTGAGCGGGCGGTCAAAGCCGGCGTCGACTTTAAAGGAGAAACCAGGGTTCAAAAAATCGATGAACAGAATGATTTAATGGAAGTTCATACCGACTGTCTGACTTTTAAAGCAAGAGTGGCTGTCGGAGCAGACGGCGCTCTGGGATTCACCACCCGATGGCTGAATCCCTGTTTAAAGTCAAAAAACGCACCGGCCCTGGAAGGAGAGTTTAAACGAAATCACGACCCGGTGGATTCTTCGAGTATTGAAATTGAGGTGGGCGCCGTTGAGTCGGGATATGGCTGGATATTTCCGAAAAGGGAATGCCTTTCCATCGGGGCCGCAAGTTTTTCCGGAAACCAGAAGATTAAAAAATCCTATCAATCCTATATGACTGAAGTGTTTTCAAAAACAAACCCTTCACTTTTGCTTCCCGATCCTCCTCCAAAGCCGGCCGTCTGTTTAAAAGAAACCGGACACCCTATTCCGATCTTCACAAGCCCAGGGTTAAAACTGGTCTCCAAAAGATTGATGTTGGCCGGCGATGCCGGACATCTCGTTGACCCGTTTTTCGGAGAAGGAATTTATTATGCCATGCGAAGCGGGCAAATTGCGGGCAGGGCTTCCGAAACTTTCATCAAAAAAGGCGCCTCCCTTAAAGGATATGCCAAAAAAATTGAAAAAGAATTTTACCCTGAATTCAGGGGAGCAAAAAGGATGGCCTGGCTGATTTACCGTTTTCCCGGGCTATGGTTCGACCTGACCCTGAAACATCCAGGGGTGATTCAACTTTACACCGAAGTCCTGGCCGGAAAACGGGAATATCGAAACTTTTTGTCAACGGTGCTAAAAACCGCATTTAAAAAAATTCTGCTCCCGAATTCATTCATTAAACGTTTAGTTTGA